One segment of Syngnathus typhle isolate RoL2023-S1 ecotype Sweden linkage group LG9, RoL_Styp_1.0, whole genome shotgun sequence DNA contains the following:
- the LOC133159976 gene encoding trace amine-associated receptor 4-like — translation MMMMQEQGELCFPLLANTSCRRTQRDPSTVALSSILLSAISLITVTLNLLVIISISHFKQLHTPTNLLLLSLATSDFLVGFLFLFQIFLLDGCWFFGDLICIVYYVLDYVITSASIGSMVLISVDRYIAICDSLHYPIKVTLIRVQICLFLCWSASIIFHCLCFLDSLKQPDRSNTCVGECVIVVTYAVGITDLFFSFIGPIAVIVILYVKVFAVAVSQVRAMRSRVGIVRLRGKTIMSSELKAARTLGVVVVVFIVCIMPYFCIAISGQDVMLNASSSAFIICLFYFNSCLNPLIYAIFYPWFRKSMKLIVTLQILKSDSSQMNIM, via the exons atgatgatgatgcaggagCAAGGCGAACTGTGCTTCCCGCTGCTCGCCAACACTTCTTGCAGGAGGACGCAGCGTGATCCCTCGACCGTCGCTCTTTCCTCCATCCTGCTGTCTGCCATCTCTCTGATCACCGTCACTCTGAACCTGCTGGTCATTATTTCCATCTCTCACTTCAA GCAACTGCATACTCCCACAAACCTGCTGCTGCTTTCGCTGGCTACCTCGGATTTCTTGGTGGGCTTCCTCTTTTTGTTTCAGATTTTCCTTCTTGACGGTTGTTGGTTTTTTGGTGACCTGATATGCATTGTGTATTATGTTCTGGACTACGTGATAACGTCTGCCTCAATAGGAAGCATGGTGCTCATATCGGTTGATCGCTACATAGCAATCTGTGACTCTTTGCATTATCCCATCAAAGTCACTCTAATAAGAGTTCAAATATGTCTTTTTCTGTGTTGGTCTGCTTCGATAATTTTCCACTGTCTCTGTTTTTTGGACTCTCTGAAGCAACCTGACAGGTCCAACACTTGTGTAGGTGAGTGTGTGATTGTGGTCACGTACGCTGTAGGAATAACAGACCTCTTTTTCTCCTTCATTGGCCCAATCGCTGTCATTGTGATTCTGTACGTGAAAGTGTTTGCGGTGGCTGTGTCTCAGGTGCGCGCCATGCGCTCCCGCGTGGGGATAGTCAGATTGCGAGGCAAAACTATCATGAGTTCTGAGCTGAAGGCAGCCAGGACATTGGGCGTGGTTGTGGTGGTGTTTATTGTGTGCATCATGCCATATTTCTGCATCGCCATCTCGGGCCAAGATGTTATGCTCAATGCGTCATCTTCAGCCTTTATTATCTGCTTGTTCTACTTCAACTCCTGCCTAAACCCACTGATTTATGCTATTTTCTATCCATGGTTTAGAAAGTCCATGAAGCTCATTGTGACACTGCAAATTCTGAAGTCTGATTCCAGCCAAATGAATATAATGTAG
- the LOC133159798 gene encoding acetylcholinesterase collagenic tail peptide-like isoform X3 → MQGSRGEPGGRGITGLKGSTGPTGKMGYPGLVGLPGLPGEPGLPGQVYVLAGQQGEPGSRGPSVPCSCTRDRTPESLPDRVQTIFIADGDTMMRKLQGENVMVLRTDKQALYIYIEAQWIDVLTDPILPIAIDNISLNGFSLSVLLLFGSRTQKVKASPLESPQYIFPTCSLHHARTSFQHFIILE, encoded by the exons ATGCAGGGCTCCAGAGGAGAGCCTGGTGGCAGAGGAATCACG GGTTTGAAGGGGTCAACTGGGCCTACTGGAAAGATGGGTTACCCTGGTTTGGTGGGATTGCCTGGTTTGCCTGGAGAGCCAGGACTTCCCGGACAAG TGTATGTTTTGGCAGGTCAGCAAGGGGAACCAGGAAGTCGAGGTCCTTCAGTCCCATGTAGCTGTACCAGGGATAGAACCCCGGAGTCATTGCCGGATCGAGTCCAGACG ATTTTCATAGCAGATGGAGACACAATGATGAGGAAGCTGCAAGGGGAGAATGTGATGGTTCTCCGGACCGACAAGCAGGCTCTCTACATCTACATCGAGGCTCAGTGGATCGATGTATTG ACGGATCCCATCCTGCCAATTGCAATTGATAACATCTCTTTAAATGGGTTTTCTCTTTCTGTGCTGCTGCTCTTCGGATCAAgaacccaaaaagtgaaagcatCCCCGCTTGAGTCCCCTCAATACATATTTCCAACATGCTCACTCCATCACGCAAGAACctcattccagcattttatcATACTTGAATAA
- the LOC133159969 gene encoding trace amine-associated receptor 4-like, with the protein MMMMQEQGELCFPLLANTSCRRTQRDPSTVALSSILLSAISLITVTLNLLVIISISHFKQLHTPTNLLLLSLATSDFLVGFLLLFQIFLLDGCWSFGDLICIVYYVLNYVITSASIGSMVLISVDRYIAICDSLHYPIKVTLIRVQICVFLCWSVSIIFHCLCFMDSLKQPGRFNTCVGQCVIVVTYAVGMTDLIFSFIGPITVIAVLYMKVFAVAVSQVRAMRSRVGMVTLRNTTIKSSELKAARTLGVVVVVFIVCIMPYFCIAISGQDVLLSVSSSAVIICLVFFNSCLNPLIYAIFYPWFRKAIKLIVTLQILKSDSSQMNIM; encoded by the exons atgatgatgatgcaggagCAAGGCGAACTGTGCTTCCCGCTGCTCGCCAACACTTCTTGCAGGAGGACGCAGCGTGATCCCTCGACCGTCGCTCTTTCCTCCATCCTGCTGTCTGCCATCTCTCTGATCACCGTCACTCTGAACCTGCTGGTCATTATTTCCATCTCTCACTTCAA GCAACTGCATACTCCCACAAACCTGCTGCTGCTTTCGCTGGCTACCTCGGATTTCTTGGTGGGCTTCCTTTTGTTGTTTCAGATTTTCCTTCTTGATGGTTGTTGGTCTTTTGGTGACCTGATATGCATTGTGTATTATGTCCTGAATTACGTGATAACGTCTGCCTCAATAGGAAGCATGGTGCTCATATCAGTTGATCGCTACATAGCAATCTGTGACTCTCTGCATTATCCCATCAAAGTCACTCTAATAAGAGTCCAAATATGTGTTTttctgtgttggtctgtttcGATAATTTTCCACTGTCTCTGTTTTATGGACTCTCTGAAGCAACCTGGCAGGTTCAACACTTGTGTAGGTCAGTGTGTGATTGTGGTCACGTACGCTGTAGGAATGACAGACCTCATTTTCTCCTTCATTGGCCCAATCACTGTCATTGCGGTTCTGTACATGAAAGTGTTTGCGGTGGCTGTGTCTCAGGTGCGCGCCATGCGCTCCCGCGTGGGGATGGTCACATTGCGCAACACAACTATCAAGAGTTCTGAGCTGAAAGCAGCCAGGACGTTGGGCGTGGTTGTGGTGGTGTTTATTGTGTGCATCATGCCATATTTCTGCATCGCCATTTCAGGCCAAGATGTTCTGCTCAGTGTGTCATCTTCAGCCGTTATTATCTGCTTGGTCTTCTTCAACTCCTGCCTGAACCCACTGATTTATGCTATCTTCTATCCCTGGTTTAGAAAGGCCATCAAGCTCATTGTGACACTGCAAATTCTGAAGTCTGATTCCAGCCAAATGAATATAATGTAG
- the LOC133159798 gene encoding collagen alpha-2(IX) chain-like isoform X1 has translation MGAEGAAGKRGSTGPSGPQGEKGYRGWRGLKGETGSPCLMMGSTGQTGLRGDKGFKGDTGPRGAPGDPGITGRCGEKGDGGLWGEPGPNGMQGSRGEPGGRGITGLKGSTGPTGKMGYPGLVGLPGLPGEPGLPGQVYVLAGQQGEPGSRGPSVPCSCTRDRTPESLPDRVQTIFIADGDTMMRKLQGENVMVLRTDKQALYIYIEAQWIDVLTDPILPIAIDNISLNGFSLSVLLLFGSRTQKVKASPLESPQYIFPTCSLHHARTSFQHFIILE, from the exons ATGGGTGCAGAGGGAGCAGCAGGAAAAAGAGGGTCGACGGGACCGAGTGGGCCCCAG GGAGAGAAGGGCTACAGAGGCTGGAGGGGCCTCAAGGGGGAAACCGGATCACCATGCCTGATGATG GGAAGTACAGGGCAAACAGGATTACGG ggGGATAAAGGCTTCAAAGGAGACACAGGACCCAGAGGAGCTCCT GGTGATCCAGGCATTACAGGGAGGTGTGGTGAGAAG GGCGATGGTGGCTTGTGGGGTGAGCCAGGACCTAACGGAATGCAGGGCTCCAGAGGAGAGCCTGGTGGCAGAGGAATCACG GGTTTGAAGGGGTCAACTGGGCCTACTGGAAAGATGGGTTACCCTGGTTTGGTGGGATTGCCTGGTTTGCCTGGAGAGCCAGGACTTCCCGGACAAG TGTATGTTTTGGCAGGTCAGCAAGGGGAACCAGGAAGTCGAGGTCCTTCAGTCCCATGTAGCTGTACCAGGGATAGAACCCCGGAGTCATTGCCGGATCGAGTCCAGACG ATTTTCATAGCAGATGGAGACACAATGATGAGGAAGCTGCAAGGGGAGAATGTGATGGTTCTCCGGACCGACAAGCAGGCTCTCTACATCTACATCGAGGCTCAGTGGATCGATGTATTG ACGGATCCCATCCTGCCAATTGCAATTGATAACATCTCTTTAAATGGGTTTTCTCTTTCTGTGCTGCTGCTCTTCGGATCAAgaacccaaaaagtgaaagcatCCCCGCTTGAGTCCCCTCAATACATATTTCCAACATGCTCACTCCATCACGCAAGAACctcattccagcattttatcATACTTGAATAA
- the LOC133159941 gene encoding trace amine-associated receptor 4-like, whose product MMTMQEQGELCFPLLANTSCRRTQRDPSTVALSYILLSAISLVIFTLNLLVIISISHFKQLHTPTNLLLLSLATSDFLVGFLLLFQIFRLDGCWFFGDLICIVYYVLNYVIMSVSIGSMVLISVDRYIAICDSLHYPIKVTRIRVQICVCLCWSSSLVYNFLCFFNSLKQPDRSNTCVGQCVIVVTYAVGIIDLFLSFIGPITVIVVLYMKVFAVAVSQVRAMRSRVGMVTLRGKAIMSSELKAARTLGVVVVVFIVYIMPYFCIAISGQDVMFDASSSAVVICLTFFNSCLNPLIYAIFYPWFRKAIKLIVTLQILQSDSSKLNIM is encoded by the exons ATGATGACGATGCAGGAGCAAGGCGAACTGTGCTTCCCGCTGCTCGCCAACACTTCTTGCAGGAGGACGCAGCGTGATCCCTCGACCGTCGCTCTTTCCTACATCCTGTTGTCTGCCATCTCTCTGGTCATCTTCACTCTGAACCTGCTGGTCATTATTTCCATCTCTCACTTCAA GCAACTGCATACTCCCACAAACCTGCTGCTGCTTTCACTGGCTACCTCGGATTTCTTGGTGGGCTTTCTCTTGTTGTTTCAGATTTTCCGTCTTGACGGTTGTTGGTTTTTTGGTGACCTGATATGCATTGTGTATTATGTTCTGAATTACGTGATAATGTCTGTTTCAATAGGAAGCATGGTGCTCATATCAGTTGATCGCTACATAGCAATCTGTGACTCTCTGCATTATCCCATCAAAGTCACTCGAATAAGAGTTcaaatatgtgtgtgtctgtgctggTCTTCTTCGTTAGTTTACAACTTTCtctgtttttttaattctctgAAGCAACCTGACAGGTCCAACACTTGTGTAGGTCAGTGTGTGATTGTGGTCACGTACGCTGTAGGAATAATAgacctctttctctctttcattGGCCCAATCACTGTCATTGTGGTTCTGTACATGAAAGTGTTTGCGGTGGCTGTGTCTCAGGTGCGCGCCATGCGCTCCCGCGTGGGGATGGTCACATTGCGTGGCAAAGCTATCATGAGTTCTGAGCTGAAAGCAGCCAGGACGTTGGGCGTGGTTGTGGTGGTGTTTATTGTGTACATCATGCCATATTTCTGCATCGCCATCTCGGGACAAGATGTTATGTTCGATGCGTCATCTTCAGCCGTTGTTATCTGTTTGACCTTTTTCAACTCCTGCCTGAACCCACTGATTTATGCTATTTTCTATCCCTGGTTTAGAAAGGCCATCAAGCTCATTGTGACACTGCAGATTCTGCAGTCTGATTCCAGCAAATTGAACATAATGTAG
- the LOC133159798 gene encoding collagen alpha-2(IX) chain-like isoform X2, whose protein sequence is MGAEGAAGKRGSTGPSGPQGEKGYRGWRGLKGETGSPCLMMGSTGQTGLRGDKGFKGDTGPRGAPGDPGITGRCGEKGDGGLWGEPGPNGMQGSRGEPGGRGITGLKGSTGPTGKMGYPGLVGLPGLPGEPGLPGQVYVLAGQQGEPGSRGPSVPCSCTRDRTPESLPDRVQTIFIADGDTMMRKLQGENVMVLRTDKQALYIYIEAQWIDVLNPKSESIPA, encoded by the exons ATGGGTGCAGAGGGAGCAGCAGGAAAAAGAGGGTCGACGGGACCGAGTGGGCCCCAG GGAGAGAAGGGCTACAGAGGCTGGAGGGGCCTCAAGGGGGAAACCGGATCACCATGCCTGATGATG GGAAGTACAGGGCAAACAGGATTACGG ggGGATAAAGGCTTCAAAGGAGACACAGGACCCAGAGGAGCTCCT GGTGATCCAGGCATTACAGGGAGGTGTGGTGAGAAG GGCGATGGTGGCTTGTGGGGTGAGCCAGGACCTAACGGAATGCAGGGCTCCAGAGGAGAGCCTGGTGGCAGAGGAATCACG GGTTTGAAGGGGTCAACTGGGCCTACTGGAAAGATGGGTTACCCTGGTTTGGTGGGATTGCCTGGTTTGCCTGGAGAGCCAGGACTTCCCGGACAAG TGTATGTTTTGGCAGGTCAGCAAGGGGAACCAGGAAGTCGAGGTCCTTCAGTCCCATGTAGCTGTACCAGGGATAGAACCCCGGAGTCATTGCCGGATCGAGTCCAGACG ATTTTCATAGCAGATGGAGACACAATGATGAGGAAGCTGCAAGGGGAGAATGTGATGGTTCTCCGGACCGACAAGCAGGCTCTCTACATCTACATCGAGGCTCAGTGGATCGATGTATTG aacccaaaaagtgaaagcatCCCCGCTTGA